One Mesoplodon densirostris isolate mMesDen1 chromosome X, mMesDen1 primary haplotype, whole genome shotgun sequence genomic region harbors:
- the LOC132482411 gene encoding ferritin heavy chain-like, producing the protein MLPAPPSQMRQNYHPDCEAAANSHFTLELHASFVCLAVAFYLDRDDVALKHSTRFFLRHSHEHSGRVQGLMRLQNQRGGRLNFQDIRKPVSDKWNSGLKAMKYALFLENRVNQSLLHLHQLATDKGDPHLRHFLATHHLSQQVAFIRELEGHVTTLSMMEAPDVDLAGSLFDKLTLGDSDKN; encoded by the coding sequence ATGCTGCCCGCGCCGCCCTCGCAGATGCGCCAGAACTACCACCCCGACTGCGAGGCTGCTGCCAACAGCCATTTCACCCTGGAGCTCCACGCCTCCTTCGTGTGCCTGGCTGTGGCCTTTTACCTTGACCGCGACGACGTGGCCTTGAAGCACAGCACCCGGTTCTTCCTGCGCCACTCCCACGAGCACAGCGGGCGGGTCCAGGGCCTGATGCGCCTGCAGAACCAGCGCGGGGGCCGCCTCAACTTCCAAGACATCAGGAAGCCAGTCAGTGACAAGTGGAACAGTGGCCTCAAGGCCATGAAGTACGCCTTGTTCCTGGAGAACCGCGTGAACCAGAGCCTGCTCCACCTGCACCAGCTGGCCACCGACAAGGGCGACCCCCACCTGCGCCACTTCCTGGCAACTCACCACCTCAGCCAGCAGGTGGCGTTCATCAGAGAGCTGGAGGGTCATGTCACCACCCTGAGCATGATGGAGGCCCCGGACGTCGACCTGGCAGGGTCCCTCTTTGACAAGCTCACCCTGGGCGACAGCGACAAGAACTGA